A genomic region of Antennarius striatus isolate MH-2024 chromosome 2, ASM4005453v1, whole genome shotgun sequence contains the following coding sequences:
- the LOC137607576 gene encoding L-rhamnose-binding lectin SML-like: protein MPPSVPLFSSDRLDILKIMLVFRLSATVLLAATCSVITTVVSTERAVTCGDRFNVHHLKCDIGVINVQNALYGRANRMICSEGRPEQQLANTDCAQKDTMDTIKGRCDGKKVCEFNIDVVQTSDPCFGIYKYLETNYTCFPAVHHVACERSLAHLYCDEGQIIFVYGAEYGRRDSTTCSYKRPPSQVENTSCLNPTNKVAESCNGRNSCTIQVKNSVFGDPCRGTYKYLEVAYVCEYPNVILH, encoded by the exons ATGCCTCCATCAGTCCCACTTTTTAGTTCAGACAGACTGGATATTCTAAAAATCATGCTTGTCTTCAGACTCAGCGCCACAGTCT TGCTGGCAGCAACATGTTCAGTCATAACAACAG TTGTTTCAACAGAGAGAGCCGTGACCTGTGGTGACCGCTTCAATGTTCATCACCTCAAGTGTG ATATTGGCGTGATCAATGTGCAGAATGCACTCTATGGACGCGCAAACAGAATGATCTGCAGTGAGGGAAGACCTGAACAGCAGCTTGCCAACACAGACTGTGCTCAAAAAGATACTATGGACACCATCAAGGGAAG gtgTGATGGTAAGAAAGTCTGTGAATTTAACATAGATGTCGTCCAAACCTCTGATCCCTGCTTTGGCATCTACAAATACCTGGAAACCAATTACACCTGCTTTCCAGCAG TTCACCACGTTGCATGTGAGCGTTCTTTGGCACATTTGTATTGTG ATGAGGGTCAGATCATATTTGTCTATGGAGCTGAATATGGCCGTCGTGACAGTACTACATGCTCTTACAAACGTCCTCCCTCTCAGGTTGAGAATACCTCCTGCTTGAACCCCACCAACAAAGTTGCTGAAAG CTGTAATGGGAGAAACAGCTGTACTATTCAAGTGAAGAATTCAGTGTTTGGAGACCCGTGCCGTGGCACTTACAAGTACCTGGAAGTGGCTTATGTTTGTGAAT ACCCGAATGTCATTCTACATTAG